The Allocatelliglobosispora scoriae genome contains a region encoding:
- a CDS encoding UBP-type zinc finger domain-containing protein translates to MKCSHLAEAGTQEPQTTEGCPQCVADGFTDWVHLRMCLECGNVGCCDSSPRKHARVHFEKEGHPVMRSAQPGESWRWCYIDEVVG, encoded by the coding sequence ATGAAATGCAGCCACCTCGCCGAGGCGGGCACCCAGGAGCCGCAGACCACCGAGGGCTGCCCGCAGTGCGTCGCGGACGGGTTCACCGACTGGGTGCACCTGCGCATGTGCCTGGAGTGCGGCAACGTCGGCTGCTGCGACTCCTCGCCGCGCAAGCACGCCCGCGTCCACTTCGAAAAGGAGGGACATCCGGTCATGCGTTCTGCCCAGCCGGGTGAATCCTGGCGCTGGTGCTACATCGACGAGGTGGTCGGGTAG
- a CDS encoding serine/threonine-protein kinase, which produces MKPLGPGDPTAVASYRLLGVLGGGGMGNVYLGQSLTGRRVAIKVIRSELAEDPVFRRRFAREVAAARSVNPLVTAAVVDADTDAAAPWLATTFIDGPSLSQRVNAFGPLPTAAVLTLAAGLAEALTSIHQVGLVHRDLKPSNVLLDHTGPHIIDFGIARATDASRLTMSLVVGTPSYMAPERLKGKEANSAGDIFALGATLVYAATGRNLVADGSMYEQAMQIIKGRFDLAAVPRSLRPFIVRCIALEPKDRPTAIELTRTLVASGAEAPAPGWFGGDPRTSLAVITDEPPPRRSYPRRLLLVAGSTVGLAAVGGGVSAASMMFTPSAAADPQPSLQPTGNDQPLAASPQARKAAPPGRMLWRAATPGRPRGARLVADRNGVLISVSPIEVTASGMSGTRLWGHSIETDPAQLRQWGTGILVSGSNQLWQFDVEHGRQIFCIDTATRVPRTAVAGERAYLQSGNALVAVDRRGRRLWRQTGAKALGVPLAATAQWLLVHDVTGLDTRRASLRDARTGQPRWSTEYDLLTPPPPPPEPAVEASGEPGEPGGSDGPGGPGGPGGPGDPGGPDGPPPPTELWQRTEGRLGAAHAVLRDAERVRVLDLDNGKQLWERVSGKPVVAVELVGDLVVIAADRVTAHRIGTGEQVWEAPESGARIAPVGSGLIVADRDSIALLDAAGTTRWREDLPPVAGIPEEVMVDRDAVLVVFRSRPEQRGPLAADVIAYAAGI; this is translated from the coding sequence ATGAAGCCACTGGGCCCGGGTGATCCGACCGCAGTCGCGTCATACCGCCTGCTCGGGGTGCTCGGTGGCGGCGGGATGGGCAACGTCTATCTCGGCCAGTCGCTGACCGGGCGCCGGGTGGCAATCAAGGTCATCCGTTCGGAGCTCGCCGAGGACCCGGTCTTCCGGCGCCGCTTCGCCCGCGAGGTCGCCGCCGCCCGATCGGTCAACCCGCTGGTGACCGCTGCCGTGGTCGACGCCGACACCGATGCCGCAGCGCCGTGGCTCGCGACCACGTTCATCGACGGGCCGAGCCTGTCGCAGCGGGTCAACGCCTTCGGCCCGCTGCCGACCGCGGCCGTGCTCACCCTCGCCGCCGGGCTCGCCGAGGCGCTCACCTCGATCCACCAGGTCGGCCTGGTGCACCGCGACCTCAAGCCCAGCAACGTGCTGCTCGACCACACCGGTCCGCACATCATCGACTTCGGCATCGCCCGGGCGACCGACGCCTCGCGGCTGACGATGAGCCTCGTCGTCGGCACCCCGTCCTACATGGCGCCGGAGCGGCTCAAGGGCAAGGAGGCCAACTCCGCCGGCGACATCTTCGCCCTCGGCGCCACCCTCGTCTACGCCGCGACCGGCCGCAACCTCGTCGCCGACGGCTCGATGTACGAGCAGGCCATGCAGATCATCAAGGGCCGGTTCGACCTGGCGGCGGTTCCCCGCTCGCTGCGCCCCTTCATCGTGCGCTGCATCGCGCTGGAGCCGAAGGACCGCCCCACCGCGATCGAGCTGACCCGGACCCTCGTCGCCTCCGGCGCGGAGGCGCCCGCACCCGGCTGGTTCGGCGGCGACCCGCGTACGTCGCTCGCCGTGATCACCGACGAGCCCCCACCGCGCCGGAGTTACCCGCGCCGCCTGCTGCTCGTCGCGGGCAGCACGGTCGGCCTCGCCGCGGTGGGCGGCGGGGTCAGCGCTGCGAGCATGATGTTCACCCCCTCGGCGGCGGCCGATCCCCAGCCGTCGTTGCAGCCCACCGGCAACGATCAACCGCTGGCCGCCTCCCCTCAGGCCCGCAAGGCCGCGCCTCCGGGCCGGATGCTGTGGCGGGCGGCCACCCCCGGCCGACCGCGCGGTGCCAGGCTCGTCGCCGACCGCAACGGCGTGCTGATCTCGGTCTCGCCGATCGAGGTCACCGCGAGCGGCATGTCCGGCACCCGCCTGTGGGGGCACTCGATCGAGACCGACCCGGCCCAGCTGCGCCAGTGGGGCACGGGGATCCTGGTCAGCGGCTCCAACCAGCTCTGGCAGTTCGACGTGGAGCACGGTCGGCAGATCTTCTGCATCGACACCGCCACCCGGGTGCCCCGGACCGCCGTCGCCGGGGAGCGGGCATACCTCCAGTCCGGCAACGCGCTCGTCGCCGTCGATCGGCGCGGTCGGCGTCTGTGGCGGCAGACCGGTGCCAAGGCGCTGGGCGTGCCGCTCGCCGCCACGGCGCAGTGGCTGCTCGTGCACGACGTCACCGGCCTGGACACCCGCCGAGCGAGCCTGCGCGACGCCCGCACCGGACAGCCCCGCTGGTCCACGGAGTACGACCTGCTCACGCCGCCCCCACCGCCCCCGGAACCGGCCGTCGAGGCCAGCGGCGAACCCGGTGAGCCCGGCGGATCCGATGGACCCGGCGGTCCTGGCGGACCGGGTGGTCCCGGCGATCCGGGTGGGCCGGACGGTCCGCCGCCCCCGACCGAGCTGTGGCAGCGGACCGAGGGGCGCCTCGGTGCCGCGCACGCCGTCCTCCGTGACGCCGAACGCGTACGGGTGCTCGACCTCGACAACGGCAAGCAGCTGTGGGAGCGGGTCTCCGGCAAGCCGGTCGTCGCCGTCGAACTCGTCGGCGACCTGGTCGTCATCGCGGCGGACAGGGTCACCGCGCACCGGATCGGGACCGGGGAGCAGGTCTGGGAGGCGCCGGAGTCCGGTGCCCGGATCGCCCCGGTCGGGAGCGGGCTGATCGTCGCCGATCGCGACAGCATCGCCCTGCTCGACGCCGCCGGCACGACCCGGTGGCGCGAGGATCTGCCGCCTGTGGCCGGGATCCCCGAGGAGGTCATGGTGGACCGCGACGCGGTGCTCGTCGTCTTCCGCTCCCGACCCGAGCAGCGCGGTCCCCTCGCCGCCGACGTCATCGCCTACGCCGCGGGGATCTGA
- a CDS encoding ArsR/SmtB family transcription factor has product MLRIHFTGADLAHTRIAVGPDPMWELSLSAHQLRLRGSNPFLDGWKRQVVHRLHPSGPLRARVALTLAVTPPRGYFPDFLTPFESIEGFHAGLEAVLSTPSARLNHELSMLDVGDRSQTPVIDDLRRSQPTAIAALGASMRDYHETAIAPSWDTITAAVEADRSRRVRDLADGGWAKLLNNLHPSASFKGDTLEVGRWGYETDRDLHLAGRGLLIIPSYFKEQRQLMVLADGDLPPVLLYPIDLSARLAVQAGHDSLVALIGRTRADVLEATLLSETTSAIAQRVQISLPAASKHLSVLRSAGLVNSTREQNAVRHSITPLGEKLLAGSD; this is encoded by the coding sequence ATGCTGCGAATACATTTCACCGGAGCGGATCTGGCCCACACGCGGATCGCCGTCGGTCCGGACCCGATGTGGGAGCTCTCGCTGAGCGCGCACCAGTTGCGCCTGCGCGGGTCCAATCCGTTCCTCGACGGGTGGAAGAGGCAGGTGGTGCATCGCCTGCACCCCAGCGGGCCGTTGCGGGCCCGGGTCGCGCTGACGCTGGCGGTGACCCCGCCCCGGGGCTACTTCCCCGACTTCCTGACGCCCTTCGAGTCGATCGAAGGGTTCCACGCCGGACTGGAGGCCGTCCTCAGCACCCCCTCGGCCCGGTTGAATCACGAGCTCAGCATGCTCGATGTGGGCGACCGCAGCCAGACGCCGGTCATCGACGACCTTCGGCGCAGCCAGCCGACGGCGATCGCGGCGCTGGGAGCGTCGATGCGCGACTACCACGAGACGGCGATCGCCCCCAGCTGGGACACGATCACCGCTGCGGTCGAGGCGGACCGGTCACGTCGGGTCCGCGACCTCGCCGACGGCGGCTGGGCGAAGCTGCTCAACAACCTCCACCCCAGCGCCTCGTTCAAGGGGGACACGCTGGAGGTCGGGCGGTGGGGTTATGAAACCGATCGGGATCTGCACCTCGCCGGCCGCGGCCTGCTGATCATCCCGTCGTACTTCAAGGAGCAGCGGCAGCTCATGGTCCTCGCGGACGGTGACCTCCCACCCGTGCTGCTGTATCCCATCGATCTCTCTGCGAGGTTGGCCGTGCAGGCCGGACACGACAGTCTTGTCGCCCTGATCGGCCGCACCAGGGCCGATGTCCTGGAGGCGACGCTCCTCAGCGAGACGACCTCGGCGATCGCCCAACGGGTGCAGATCTCCCTGCCCGCCGCGAGCAAGCACCTCAGCGTGCTGCGCAGTGCGGGGCTCGTCAACAGCACCCGGGAGCAGAACGCGGTCCGCCACAGCATCACCCCGCTGGGGGAGAAACTCCTCGCGGGCAGCGACTGA
- a CDS encoding ABC transporter ATP-binding protein, with protein sequence MMMGPPVQKPLNFGSSFRRLLALLRPQRLALAAVIAFGVCSVALSVIAPKILGNATNVIFEGVVGRNIPAGATQQQAIDALRASGDNTQADMLASMKVTPGQGIDFDRLGQILLWVLVIYVFASIFMWLQGRLATRIVQRGVFELREQVEAKLGRLPLSYFDGQPRGEVLSKATNDTDNIAQTLQQTMSQLIASVLTVVGVLAMMFWISPLLALVALVTVPLSIWVTMRIGKRSQPQFVKQWATTGKLNGHIEEMYTGHSLVKVFGRQDESAATFAEHNEALYASSFKAQFISGLIQPAMFFIGNINYVLVAVIGGLRVASGTLSLGDVQAFIQYSRQFSQPLTQIASMANLLQSGVASAERVFALLDAPEQSAEPQAPQRPERVLGRVAFEGVSFRYTEDKPLIENLSLAVEPGHTVAIVGPTGAGKTTLVNLLMRFYDVTGGRITLDGVDIAEMSREELRSNIGMVLQDTWLFGGSIADNIAYGASDATRKEIIAAAQATHADRFVRTLPDGYDTVIDEEGSNVSAGEKQLITIARAFLAEPSILILDEATSSVDTRTEVLIQRAMSSLRVGRTSFVIAHRLSTIRNADVILVMESGRIVEQGTHDELIAAQGAYARLYAAQFAQAVVEID encoded by the coding sequence ATGATGATGGGCCCGCCGGTCCAGAAGCCGCTCAACTTCGGCTCCTCCTTCCGGCGGCTGCTCGCGCTGCTCCGCCCGCAGCGGCTCGCGCTCGCGGCGGTCATCGCCTTCGGCGTCTGCAGCGTCGCGCTCTCGGTGATCGCGCCGAAGATCCTCGGCAACGCCACCAACGTCATCTTCGAGGGCGTCGTCGGCAGGAACATCCCCGCCGGAGCGACCCAGCAGCAGGCGATCGACGCCCTGCGGGCCAGCGGCGACAACACCCAGGCCGACATGCTCGCGAGCATGAAGGTCACCCCCGGCCAGGGCATCGACTTCGACCGGCTCGGCCAGATCCTGCTGTGGGTCCTGGTGATCTACGTCTTCGCGTCGATCTTCATGTGGCTGCAGGGCAGGCTCGCCACCCGGATCGTCCAGCGCGGCGTCTTCGAGCTCCGCGAGCAGGTCGAGGCGAAGCTCGGGCGGCTGCCGCTGAGCTACTTCGACGGCCAGCCCCGCGGTGAGGTGCTCAGCAAGGCCACCAACGACACCGACAACATCGCCCAGACGCTGCAGCAGACGATGAGCCAGCTCATCGCGTCCGTGCTCACCGTCGTCGGCGTACTCGCGATGATGTTCTGGATCTCGCCCCTGCTCGCGCTCGTGGCGCTGGTGACCGTGCCGCTGTCGATCTGGGTGACGATGCGGATCGGCAAGCGCTCGCAGCCGCAGTTCGTCAAGCAGTGGGCCACCACCGGCAAGCTCAACGGGCACATCGAGGAGATGTATACCGGTCACTCGCTGGTCAAGGTCTTCGGCCGGCAGGACGAGTCGGCGGCGACCTTCGCCGAGCACAACGAGGCGCTCTACGCCTCCAGCTTCAAGGCGCAGTTCATCTCCGGGCTGATCCAGCCGGCGATGTTCTTCATCGGCAACATCAACTATGTGCTGGTCGCGGTCATCGGCGGGTTGCGGGTCGCCTCCGGCACCCTGTCCCTCGGCGACGTGCAGGCGTTCATCCAGTATTCGCGCCAGTTCAGCCAGCCGCTCACCCAGATCGCCAGCATGGCGAACCTGCTGCAGTCCGGCGTCGCCTCGGCCGAGCGGGTCTTCGCCCTGCTCGACGCACCCGAGCAGTCGGCCGAGCCGCAGGCACCGCAGCGCCCCGAGCGGGTGCTCGGCCGGGTCGCCTTCGAGGGCGTCTCCTTCCGCTACACCGAGGACAAGCCGCTCATCGAGAACCTGTCCCTCGCGGTCGAGCCCGGCCACACCGTCGCCATCGTCGGACCGACCGGTGCGGGCAAGACGACGCTGGTCAACCTGCTGATGCGGTTCTACGACGTGACCGGTGGACGGATCACCCTGGACGGGGTGGACATCGCCGAGATGTCCCGCGAGGAGCTGCGCTCCAACATCGGCATGGTGCTGCAGGACACCTGGCTCTTCGGCGGGTCGATCGCGGACAACATCGCCTACGGCGCGTCGGACGCCACCCGCAAGGAGATCATCGCCGCCGCGCAGGCGACGCACGCCGACCGCTTCGTGCGTACGCTGCCCGACGGCTACGACACCGTGATCGACGAGGAGGGCTCCAACGTCAGCGCGGGGGAGAAGCAGCTCATCACGATCGCCCGAGCGTTCCTCGCCGAACCGTCGATCCTCATCCTCGACGAGGCGACGAGCTCGGTGGACACGCGTACCGAGGTGCTGATCCAGCGGGCCATGTCCTCGCTGCGGGTGGGGCGGACGAGCTTCGTCATCGCCCACCGGCTCTCCACGATCCGCAACGCCGACGTCATCCTGGTGATGGAGTCGGGGCGCATCGTCGAGCAGGGCACCCACGACGAGCTGATCGCGGCCCAGGGCGCCTACGCCCGGCTCTACGCCGCCCAGTTCGCCCAGGCGGTCGTCGAGATCGACTGA
- a CDS encoding ABC transporter ATP-binding protein gives MLIRLLRTHLKPYPTQISLVVLLQLISTIATLYLPTLNADIIDGGVVTGDTGYIMKIGGVMLAVTLVQVVCSVIAVYFGARVAMALGRDVRAAIFGQVQRFSAQEVGIFGAPSLITRTTNDVQQVQMLTLMTFTLMVAAPIMMVGGIVMALRQDVPLSALLLLIVPVLIGIVALIIIRMRPNFRVMQERMDQINRVMREQITGIRVIRAFVRDDHERARYAGASTELMDVSVRVGRLMAIMFPAVMMVINVSSVAVLWFGAGRIDSGGMQIGALTAFLSYLMQILMAVMMATFMFVMIPRAEVSAERIEEVLDTEPSVKIADNPVTALGSRGHLELRDVDFRYPGAEDPVVHGVDLVARPGETTAIIGSTGSGKTTLLNLVPRLFDATGGEVLVDGVNVRDLHPETLSDAVGFVPQKPYLFSGTVASNLRYGKPDATDEELWQALETAQARDFVEQMPEGLDAPISQGGTNVSGGQRQRLAIARVLVRKPGIYLFDDSFSALDYTTDANLRRALARETADAAVVIVAQRVSTIRDADRIIVLDEGRVVGDGRHADLMDGNETYREIVLSQLTEQEAM, from the coding sequence ATGCTGATCCGTCTCCTGCGCACCCACCTCAAGCCCTATCCGACCCAGATCTCGCTGGTGGTGCTGCTCCAACTCATCTCCACAATCGCCACGCTCTACTTACCCACGCTCAACGCCGACATCATCGACGGCGGCGTGGTGACGGGCGACACCGGCTACATCATGAAGATCGGCGGCGTCATGCTCGCCGTCACGCTGGTGCAGGTCGTCTGCTCCGTGATCGCCGTCTACTTCGGCGCCCGGGTCGCGATGGCCCTCGGCCGGGACGTGCGCGCCGCGATCTTCGGCCAGGTGCAGCGCTTCTCCGCCCAGGAGGTCGGCATCTTCGGCGCGCCGTCGCTGATCACCCGGACCACCAACGACGTGCAGCAGGTCCAGATGCTGACGCTGATGACCTTCACCCTGATGGTCGCCGCGCCGATCATGATGGTCGGCGGCATCGTCATGGCCCTGCGGCAGGACGTGCCGCTCTCGGCCCTGCTGCTGCTGATCGTGCCCGTGCTGATCGGGATCGTCGCCCTGATCATCATCCGGATGCGGCCGAACTTCCGGGTCATGCAGGAGCGCATGGACCAGATCAACCGCGTGATGCGCGAGCAGATCACCGGCATCCGGGTCATCCGCGCATTCGTCCGCGACGATCACGAACGCGCCCGGTACGCAGGTGCCAGCACCGAGCTGATGGACGTGTCCGTCCGGGTCGGGCGCCTGATGGCGATCATGTTCCCTGCGGTCATGATGGTCATCAACGTCTCCAGCGTGGCGGTGCTGTGGTTCGGCGCCGGCCGCATCGACAGTGGCGGCATGCAGATCGGCGCGCTGACGGCGTTCCTGAGCTACCTGATGCAGATCCTGATGGCCGTCATGATGGCGACCTTCATGTTCGTCATGATCCCCCGCGCGGAGGTGAGCGCGGAGCGCATCGAGGAGGTCCTCGACACCGAGCCCAGCGTCAAGATCGCCGACAACCCGGTCACCGCGCTCGGCAGCCGCGGCCACCTGGAGCTGCGCGACGTCGACTTCCGCTACCCGGGTGCCGAGGACCCCGTCGTGCACGGCGTCGACCTCGTCGCCCGGCCGGGTGAGACGACCGCGATCATCGGCAGCACCGGCAGCGGCAAGACCACGCTGCTCAACCTGGTGCCCCGGCTCTTCGACGCGACCGGGGGAGAGGTGCTCGTCGACGGGGTCAACGTCCGCGACCTGCACCCCGAGACCCTCTCGGACGCGGTCGGGTTCGTGCCGCAGAAGCCCTACCTCTTCAGCGGCACCGTCGCCTCCAACCTGCGCTACGGCAAGCCCGACGCGACCGACGAGGAGCTCTGGCAGGCGCTGGAGACCGCGCAGGCCCGCGACTTCGTCGAGCAGATGCCCGAGGGCCTCGACGCGCCGATCTCGCAGGGCGGAACGAACGTCTCCGGCGGCCAGCGCCAGCGGCTCGCCATCGCCCGCGTCCTGGTCCGCAAGCCCGGGATCTACCTCTTCGACGACTCGTTCTCGGCCCTGGACTACACCACCGACGCCAACCTGCGCCGGGCCCTGGCCCGGGAGACCGCGGACGCGGCAGTCGTCATCGTCGCGCAGCGGGTCAGCACGATCCGCGACGCCGACCGCATCATCGTCCTCGACGAGGGCCGGGTCGTCGGCGACGGCCGCCACGCCGATCTCATGGACGGCAACGAGACCTATCGGGAGATCGTGCTCTCCCAGCTCACCGAGCAGGAGGCGATGTGA
- a CDS encoding TetR/AcrR family transcriptional regulator: protein MVTSMGERRRRVPSMAPDDRRAALIAATLPLLREHGLEVSTRQIAEAAGVAEGTIFRVFPDKQALICAALGSAFDPMPSVAALRGMDLSLDLRQRLTLAAEILTERVSENGRLVGALRAAGPMPGLPPGPPSFLRDSFVATIAALTFIIEPDRHQLRRSPDFAAKLFFTLILTSQRGGFHDSELLDSDEIVTALLDGLLARPASTYPADSAKETAC from the coding sequence CGACGACCGCCGCGCGGCGCTGATCGCGGCGACCCTGCCGCTGCTGCGCGAGCACGGGCTGGAGGTGAGCACGCGGCAGATCGCCGAGGCCGCGGGCGTCGCCGAAGGCACGATCTTCCGGGTCTTCCCGGACAAGCAGGCGCTCATCTGCGCGGCGCTCGGCAGCGCCTTCGACCCGATGCCCTCCGTCGCGGCCCTGCGCGGCATGGATCTCAGCCTCGACCTGCGCCAGCGGCTCACGCTCGCGGCCGAGATCCTGACCGAGCGGGTCTCGGAGAACGGGCGGCTCGTCGGCGCGCTGCGGGCGGCCGGACCGATGCCCGGCCTGCCACCGGGCCCGCCGTCGTTCCTGCGCGACTCGTTCGTCGCGACCATCGCGGCGCTCACCTTCATCATCGAGCCCGACCGGCACCAGCTGCGACGCAGTCCCGACTTCGCGGCGAAGCTCTTCTTCACCCTGATCCTCACCTCCCAGCGCGGCGGATTCCACGACTCCGAGCTGCTCGACAGCGACGAGATCGTCACCGCGCTGCTGGACGGGCTGCTCGCCCGCCCTGCCTCCACCTATCCGGCCGATTCCGCGAAAGAGACCGCATGCTGA